One segment of Kogia breviceps isolate mKogBre1 chromosome 14, mKogBre1 haplotype 1, whole genome shotgun sequence DNA contains the following:
- the GPER1 gene encoding G-protein coupled estrogen receptor 1: METRPGAYNGSPSGLGLPGTLANSSAALSEQQQYAIGLFLSCLYTAFLFPIGFVGNLLILAVNIRFRERMTIPDLYFTNLAAADLVLVADSLIEVLNLDEQYYDISALCTFMSLFLQVNMYSSVFFLTWMSFDRYLALAKAVRCGPFRTKPRARLSCGLIWMASVSATLVPFTAVHLRHSEDVCFCFADVREVQWLEVTLGFVVPFATIGLCYSLIARVLVTAHRHRGLRPRRQKALRMILAVVLVFFVCWLPENVFISVHLLQRAPPGAGPCQWSPRHAHPLAGHVVNLAAFSNSCLNPLVYSFLGETFRDKLRLYLEQKSGLSALNRFCHAALKAVVPDSSEQAEVKFSSAV, encoded by the coding sequence ATGGAGACGCGGCCGGGCGCCTACAACGGCTCCCCCTCCGGCCTCGGCCTGCCCGGCACGCTGGCCAACAGCTCGGCCGCGCTCTCGGAGCAGCAGCAGTACGCCATCGGGctcttcctgtcctgcctctacaCCGCCTTCCTCTTCCCCATCGGCTTCGTGGGCAACCTCCTCATCCTGGCGGTGAACATCCGCTTCCGGGAGAGGATGACCATCCCCGACCTGTACTTCACCAACCTGGCGGCCGCCGACCTCGTCCTGGTGGCGGACTCGCTGATCGAGGTGCTCAACCTGGACGAGCAGTACTACGACATCAGCGCCCTCTGCACCTTCATGTCGCTCTTCCTGCAGGTCAACATGTACAGCAGCGTCTTCTTCCTCACCTGGATGAGCTTCGACCGCTACCTGGCGCTGGCCAAGGCCGTGCGCTGCGGCCCGTTCCGCACCAAGCCCCGCGCGCGGCTCAGCTGCGGCCTCATCTGGATGGCCTCCGTGTCCGCCACGCTGGTGCCCTTCACCGCCGTGCACCTGCGGCACAGCGAGGACGTCTGCTTCTGCTTCGCCGACGTCAGGGAGGTGCAGTGGCTGGAGGTCACGCTGGGCTTCGTGGTCCCCTTCGCCACCATCGGCCTCTGCTACTCGCTCATCGCCAGGGTCCTGGTCACGGCGCACCGGCACCGCGGCCTCCGCCCGCGGCGGCAGAAGGCTCTGCGCATGATCCTGGCCGTGGTCCTGGTCTTCTTCGTGTGCTGGCTGCCCGAGAACGTCTTCATCAGCGTGCACCTGCTGCAGCGGGCGCCGCCCGGGGCCGGGCCCTGCCAGTGGTCCCCCCGCCACGCGCACCCGCTGGCCGGCCACGTGGTCAACCTGGCCGCCTTCTCCAACAGCTGCCTCAACCCCCTGGTCTACAGCTTCCTCGGGGAGACCTTCCGAGACAAGCTGCGGCTCTACCTGGAGCAGAAGAGCGGCCTGTCTGCGCTGAACCGCTTCTGCCACGCGGCCCTGAAGGCGGTGGTCCCGGACAGCAGCGAGCAGGCCGAGGTGAAGTTCAGCAGTGCCGTGTAG